A region of Natribaculum luteum DNA encodes the following proteins:
- a CDS encoding dihydrodipicolinate synthase family protein, which produces MHGTGVPLVTPFDESGRVDHESLRELATWLESNGVDFLVPCGSTGEAPSLDPAERARVIETVADATDLPILAGTGHEGYEPTLEATERAAEVGADAALVVTPSYYNADDESLEAYYRDLADDSPLPIYLYSVPKFTDHALSPETAEALADHENVAGIKDSSGSLESIQRLVRLTDDEAFDVLVGSGSVYAAGLDAGADGGVLALANVVPERASDVYRLHRDGEVDAARELNAALVELNRAVTARYGVPGVKATLSLRDQPVGTPRRPLRPVDAAVTRQLETLLERALEA; this is translated from the coding sequence ATGCATGGCACTGGCGTCCCACTCGTAACACCGTTCGACGAGTCGGGTCGTGTCGATCACGAATCGCTCCGCGAGCTGGCCACGTGGCTCGAGTCGAACGGCGTCGACTTCCTCGTCCCCTGTGGCTCGACCGGCGAGGCACCGTCGCTCGACCCGGCCGAACGCGCTCGCGTGATCGAGACCGTCGCCGACGCGACCGACCTTCCGATCCTGGCGGGAACCGGCCACGAAGGCTACGAACCGACGCTCGAGGCGACCGAACGCGCCGCCGAGGTCGGCGCCGACGCCGCGCTCGTGGTCACGCCGTCGTACTACAACGCCGACGACGAGTCACTCGAGGCGTACTACCGCGACCTCGCCGACGACTCGCCGCTCCCGATCTACCTCTACAGCGTCCCCAAGTTCACCGATCACGCACTCTCGCCGGAGACCGCCGAAGCCCTCGCGGACCACGAGAACGTCGCCGGGATCAAAGACTCGAGTGGCAGCCTCGAGTCGATCCAGCGACTCGTCCGCCTGACCGACGACGAGGCGTTCGACGTCCTCGTCGGCAGCGGCAGCGTCTACGCGGCGGGACTCGACGCGGGCGCGGACGGCGGCGTCCTCGCGCTCGCGAACGTCGTCCCCGAGCGCGCGAGCGATGTCTACCGGCTCCACCGCGACGGCGAGGTCGACGCCGCCCGCGAACTGAACGCCGCACTCGTCGAACTCAACCGGGCCGTCACGGCCCGCTACGGCGTCCCCGGCGTCAAGGCGACGCTCTCGCTGCGCGACCAGCCCGTCGGAACGCCGCGACGCCCGCTTCGTCCCGTCGACGCCGCCGTCACGCGCCAGCTCGAGACGCTGCTCGAGCGCGCACTCGAGGCGTAA
- a CDS encoding AIR synthase family protein — MTELGKIDRSFFEQHVAPNLGADRDDVVVGPRHGVDFGVLEVGGRAVVTATDPLSILPDLGFERAARFALDLVLADVAVSGVPPSHLSIAFTLPPEMTDEEFATVWETIHAECADLGVAVVTGHTARYSDCSYPWVGAATAVGVGDREDVVRPDGARPGDRLLLTTGPAAEAVGLLTTLFGDEMDLPDDVLADARDRLDDVYAVRDALTAAAAGPVTAMHDVTEGGLAGALNEMADGAGVRFAVDRDAVPVQPGVREVSEHLEIDPWHATSCGSLLLAVEPAGVDDVLAALEARDTVVAEIGRVESGEGVVVDGESLAHPGVDPSWDAYADLAEK; from the coding sequence GTGACCGAGCTCGGAAAGATCGACCGGAGCTTCTTCGAACAGCACGTCGCGCCGAACCTCGGTGCCGACCGCGACGACGTCGTCGTCGGGCCGCGCCACGGCGTCGACTTCGGCGTCCTCGAGGTGGGCGGGCGGGCCGTCGTCACCGCGACGGATCCGCTGTCGATCCTCCCCGATCTGGGCTTCGAGCGGGCGGCGCGGTTCGCACTCGACCTCGTGCTGGCGGACGTCGCCGTCAGCGGCGTCCCCCCGTCGCACCTCTCGATCGCCTTCACCCTCCCGCCGGAGATGACCGACGAGGAGTTCGCGACCGTCTGGGAGACGATCCACGCAGAGTGTGCGGACCTCGGCGTCGCCGTCGTCACGGGCCACACGGCCAGGTACTCGGACTGCTCGTACCCGTGGGTCGGTGCGGCGACGGCCGTCGGCGTCGGCGACCGCGAGGACGTCGTCCGACCCGACGGTGCACGGCCCGGCGATCGGCTACTGCTGACGACCGGTCCCGCCGCGGAGGCGGTCGGCCTGTTGACGACGCTGTTCGGCGACGAGATGGACCTCCCCGACGACGTCCTCGCGGACGCCCGCGACCGCCTCGATGACGTCTACGCCGTCCGGGACGCGCTCACGGCTGCTGCCGCCGGTCCCGTCACCGCGATGCACGACGTCACCGAAGGCGGGCTGGCGGGCGCGCTGAACGAGATGGCAGACGGTGCCGGCGTTCGGTTCGCAGTCGATCGCGACGCCGTCCCGGTCCAGCCCGGCGTCCGCGAGGTCAGCGAGCACCTCGAGATCGACCCCTGGCACGCCACCAGCTGTGGCTCGCTGCTGCTCGCCGTCGAGCCCGCAGGCGTCGACGACGTGCTCGCGGCACTCGAGGCTCGCGACACCGTCGTCGCCGAGATCGGCCGCGTCGAGTCCGGCGAGGGCGTCGTCGTCGACGGCGAGTCGCTCGCCCATCCCGGCGTCGACCCCTCCTGGGACGCGTACGCCGACCTCGCCGAGAAGTGA
- a CDS encoding AI-2E family transporter, with protein MADSGDSIVATLPDRSRAVWWTLALAVATVFLAIVVRYLGIVAFGLFLYYVGRPVSRRLETIVGTAGRAAALTIVAILLPLLAVIWAVTAVAIGQLLALAGGDVGRLLEVAEPTLGLETIPESPSELFTIVGDELKPRDATTLLDIGTGVLAQIGGLVFVTTLLFAFVYLLLRYERTVADWVHENVLGSETAGATYLRGVDRELGRIYGGQMLTILVVVVLAWVLYTGLNVVAPAGVSIPFPLLLALVTGVASFVPLIGRSLVYVPLVAYLAILALRIDSRLLWFPAATGLAGVLVLDPTVRYGIRPYLSSHGTPSSVMLLSYVLGSAIFGWYGVFLAPIAVVSIRQFLRSIFPALVRGEPVRPVDDERTSDESSDESELDADAPTDGGDGRPTTPAEDDASTLE; from the coding sequence ATGGCCGACAGCGGAGACTCGATCGTGGCGACACTGCCCGATCGGTCGCGGGCCGTCTGGTGGACGCTGGCCCTCGCCGTCGCCACCGTCTTTCTCGCGATCGTCGTGCGCTATCTCGGTATCGTCGCCTTCGGCCTCTTTCTGTACTACGTCGGTCGACCCGTCTCCCGCCGGCTCGAGACGATCGTCGGAACGGCCGGCCGGGCAGCGGCGCTGACGATCGTCGCCATCCTGCTCCCGCTGCTCGCCGTCATCTGGGCCGTCACGGCCGTCGCGATCGGCCAACTGCTCGCGCTGGCCGGCGGCGACGTCGGTCGCCTCCTCGAGGTCGCCGAACCGACGCTCGGCCTCGAGACGATTCCCGAGTCGCCCTCGGAGCTGTTCACCATCGTCGGCGACGAACTCAAGCCACGAGACGCGACGACGCTGCTCGACATCGGAACCGGCGTGCTCGCCCAGATCGGCGGGCTCGTCTTCGTGACCACGCTGCTTTTCGCGTTCGTCTACCTCCTGTTGCGTTACGAGAGAACGGTAGCTGACTGGGTACACGAGAACGTCCTCGGATCGGAGACGGCGGGTGCGACGTACCTGCGGGGGGTCGATCGGGAACTCGGCCGGATCTACGGCGGACAGATGCTCACGATCCTCGTCGTCGTCGTGCTCGCGTGGGTGCTCTACACGGGACTCAACGTCGTCGCTCCCGCGGGCGTGTCGATCCCGTTCCCGCTGTTGCTCGCGCTCGTCACCGGCGTCGCCTCGTTCGTCCCGCTTATCGGCCGATCGCTCGTGTACGTGCCGCTCGTGGCGTACCTCGCGATACTGGCGCTACGGATCGACTCGCGGCTGCTCTGGTTCCCCGCCGCCACCGGCCTCGCCGGCGTGCTCGTCCTCGATCCGACCGTCCGGTACGGCATTCGGCCGTATCTCTCGAGTCACGGCACGCCCTCGAGCGTGATGCTCCTCAGCTACGTCCTCGGGAGCGCGATCTTCGGCTGGTACGGCGTCTTCCTCGCGCCGATCGCAGTCGTCTCGATCCGACAGTTCCTCCGGTCGATCTTCCCCGCCCTGGTTCGGGGTGAGCCAGTTCGACCGGTCGACGACGAACGGACGAGCGACGAGTCGAGCGACGAGTCGGAACTCGACGCCGACGCGCCGACCGACGGTGGCGACGGGAGACCGACGACGCCGGCCGAAGACGACGCGTCGACGCTCGAGTGA
- the thiD gene encoding bifunctional hydroxymethylpyrimidine kinase/phosphomethylpyrimidine kinase, giving the protein MRRSLPDERPVGLTIAGSDSGGGAGVQADLATMAAHGVYGTSVVTAVTAQHTRGVERSFVLPVEEVEVQFEAVRDDFAIGAAKTGMLATTEIVETVADRAGEFAFPLVVDPVMVATSGDRLLEPAAERAYEELIAEATVVTPNADEAAVLTGIDVEDGASAREAGERLCELGSDAALIKGGHVPGETVRDVLVTDERTVTFEHPRVDTDATHGSGCTLAAAITARLARGDDLETAVGLATDFLARAIRYHYDVGQGPGAVNHAVELRNDAARERTAEAVRTVVDRFVAADVSPLIPEVGTNVVGATPYAETVAETAAVEGRITRTLSGVKPNRGVRFGASSHVARFLLVAREFHPELRFAANCRFDADVEDALEDLDWSVAEYDRAAEPDDVTETEGSTMEWAARRTLGDREELPVAVIDRGDVGKEATTKLVATDAETLAERTLVLCDRLE; this is encoded by the coding sequence ATGAGACGATCACTGCCAGACGAGCGTCCCGTCGGCCTCACCATCGCAGGCAGCGACTCCGGCGGCGGCGCGGGCGTGCAGGCGGACCTCGCGACGATGGCCGCCCACGGCGTCTACGGCACGAGCGTCGTCACCGCAGTCACGGCCCAGCACACGCGTGGCGTCGAGCGGTCGTTCGTCCTCCCGGTCGAGGAGGTCGAGGTCCAGTTCGAGGCGGTCCGCGACGACTTCGCGATCGGCGCGGCGAAGACCGGAATGCTCGCGACGACCGAGATCGTCGAGACGGTCGCCGACCGCGCCGGCGAGTTCGCGTTCCCGCTCGTGGTCGATCCGGTGATGGTCGCGACCTCCGGGGACCGACTGCTCGAGCCCGCGGCCGAACGCGCGTACGAGGAACTGATCGCGGAGGCGACCGTCGTCACGCCCAACGCCGACGAGGCGGCGGTGCTGACGGGAATCGACGTCGAGGACGGGGCGAGCGCACGGGAGGCCGGCGAACGGCTGTGTGAACTTGGGTCCGATGCGGCGCTAATCAAGGGTGGCCACGTCCCCGGCGAGACCGTCCGGGACGTGCTCGTGACCGACGAACGGACGGTGACGTTCGAGCACCCGCGGGTCGACACCGACGCGACCCACGGCTCCGGCTGTACGCTCGCGGCGGCGATCACAGCACGGCTGGCACGGGGCGACGACCTCGAGACCGCCGTCGGTCTGGCGACGGACTTCCTCGCGCGGGCGATCCGCTACCACTACGACGTCGGGCAGGGGCCCGGCGCGGTCAACCACGCGGTCGAGCTCCGGAACGACGCCGCACGCGAGCGGACGGCCGAAGCGGTCCGGACGGTCGTCGACCGGTTCGTCGCGGCGGACGTCTCGCCGCTGATTCCGGAGGTCGGCACGAACGTCGTCGGCGCGACGCCGTACGCCGAGACGGTCGCTGAGACGGCGGCCGTCGAGGGGCGGATCACCCGCACGCTCTCCGGCGTGAAACCGAACCGCGGCGTCCGCTTCGGAGCCTCGAGTCACGTCGCCCGCTTCCTGCTCGTCGCCCGGGAGTTTCATCCCGAACTGCGGTTCGCCGCGAACTGCCGGTTCGACGCCGACGTCGAGGACGCACTCGAGGACCTCGACTGGTCGGTCGCGGAGTACGACCGCGCCGCCGAACCGGACGACGTCACAGAGACCGAAGGGAGCACGATGGAGTGGGCCGCTCGGCGCACGCTGGGCGACCGCGAGGAGCTGCCTGTCGCCGTAATCGACCGCGGCGACGTCGGCAAGGAGGCCACGACGAAACTGGTCGCGACCGACGCCGAGACGCTCGCCGAGCGAACGCTCGTGCTGTGCGATCGACTCGAGTAG
- a CDS encoding PQQ-binding-like beta-propeller repeat protein yields the protein MKRRPFLRSLAGCALATASAGCLAAIDPRRSAGSIGDRDATPLTDGTDAWPGDGFDSANTGYNPDASLLEADPTTRQLTRGGSGIDTSFGGGVAVGGDRFYFGTNAGDVLGYTTGGERLWTYEADPNAGVRSIPSLTREVVYVTSDNGTYALDAADGTELWTNDALIRRGSSVLVDDRLYAIVGGPAAAAVDAETGAIEWTLEPSGGRPFVASLAVADGVVYTTGVSGSDGELYALDGEETLWYRDDLGGLYTPPSVAGDVVVASTRGGDVYALDREDGGTVWRYQTGSGSSVMPALAHGHAYLPGGATRTTCLDLESGDELWSIDTGQYGGPPAAVADGVYFGTPNQGLFAVDVDGTVRWHEEGVRTTGRMAAVGDRLYVVPFAGPFASGDVHALEN from the coding sequence ATGAAACGCCGCCCGTTCCTCCGCTCGCTCGCCGGGTGCGCCCTCGCGACGGCGAGCGCTGGCTGTCTCGCCGCGATCGATCCCCGCCGTTCGGCGGGGTCGATCGGCGACCGCGACGCGACGCCGCTTACCGACGGCACCGACGCCTGGCCCGGCGACGGATTCGACTCCGCGAACACCGGCTACAACCCCGACGCGTCACTGCTCGAGGCCGACCCGACGACGAGGCAACTCACCCGCGGCGGGTCGGGTATCGACACCTCTTTCGGTGGTGGCGTCGCGGTCGGCGGGGACCGGTTTTACTTCGGGACCAACGCCGGCGACGTCCTCGGATACACGACGGGGGGCGAACGACTGTGGACGTACGAGGCCGACCCGAACGCCGGCGTTCGGTCGATCCCGTCGCTCACCCGCGAGGTGGTCTACGTCACCTCGGACAACGGGACGTACGCGCTCGACGCCGCCGACGGCACGGAACTGTGGACGAACGACGCGTTGATCCGTCGGGGATCGTCCGTCCTCGTCGACGATCGGCTCTACGCCATCGTCGGCGGTCCGGCCGCCGCCGCCGTCGACGCCGAGACGGGGGCGATCGAGTGGACGCTCGAGCCCAGTGGCGGCCGCCCGTTCGTCGCCTCGCTGGCCGTCGCCGACGGCGTCGTCTACACGACCGGCGTGTCGGGATCCGACGGCGAACTGTACGCGCTCGACGGCGAGGAGACGCTGTGGTACCGGGACGACCTCGGCGGCCTCTACACGCCACCGTCGGTCGCCGGCGACGTCGTCGTCGCTTCGACCCGTGGCGGCGACGTCTACGCACTCGACCGCGAGGACGGCGGAACCGTCTGGCGATACCAGACCGGTTCGGGCTCGTCGGTCATGCCAGCGCTCGCACACGGGCACGCGTACCTCCCGGGCGGTGCCACGAGAACGACGTGTCTCGACCTCGAGTCTGGCGACGAACTGTGGTCTATCGACACCGGCCAGTACGGGGGGCCGCCGGCAGCCGTCGCCGACGGGGTCTACTTCGGGACGCCCAACCAGGGGCTGTTCGCGGTCGACGTCGACGGGACGGTTCGCTGGCACGAGGAAGGCGTTCGGACGACCGGCCGGATGGCCGCCGTCGGCGATCGACTGTACGTCGTCCCGTTCGCCGGCCCGTTCGCGAGCGGCGACGTCCACGCGCTCGAGAACTGA
- a CDS encoding tRNA-binding protein produces MVESPFDVEIRVGEVLEAEAFPETDKPKMTKLWIDLGDEEIRSCAQLGYHHDPDELPGTQVLCATNLGSVRIAGFESEALTVGVPDEDGNPVLVTPAEDVPLGGVLF; encoded by the coding sequence ATGGTCGAGAGTCCGTTCGACGTCGAGATCCGCGTCGGCGAAGTACTGGAGGCGGAGGCGTTCCCGGAGACGGACAAGCCGAAGATGACGAAGCTGTGGATCGACCTCGGCGACGAGGAGATCCGATCCTGTGCGCAACTGGGCTACCACCACGACCCCGACGAGTTGCCGGGGACGCAGGTGCTCTGTGCGACGAATCTCGGGTCGGTACGGATCGCCGGCTTCGAGTCCGAGGCGCTGACCGTCGGCGTCCCGGACGAGGACGGGAACCCGGTGCTCGTGACGCCGGCGGAAGACGTGCCGCTGGGCGGCGTGCTGTTCTGA
- a CDS encoding signal peptidase I — protein MNTRQVANVLGSVLLIALVVPFVVYAVPGVVGAEYSFVVLSGSMEPTIEPGDVVVVDERAPTAIADGDVITFTRGDAKTPVTHRVVDVRETETGPVFETKGDANDDVDSTPIPAANVIGVVVFTIPYIGYVIRATNSTIGFVLLVAVPLSLLVLTELWALVRHGSETTESNGRVATDSTVSSADAAVTITANDLLLSTGVLALVTPYAVYVALELQTTLTTAVAFASAFSLLAVGGLWLSMRLSAGEGDTASTSAREAEPPEPTTETAHPTADGGTLEEDDR, from the coding sequence ATGAATACCAGACAAGTCGCGAACGTGCTCGGTTCCGTGCTGTTGATCGCCCTCGTCGTCCCGTTCGTCGTCTACGCGGTCCCGGGCGTGGTCGGTGCCGAGTACAGTTTCGTCGTGCTCTCGGGGAGCATGGAACCGACGATCGAACCCGGCGACGTGGTCGTCGTCGACGAGCGAGCGCCGACGGCGATCGCCGACGGGGACGTCATCACGTTCACTCGAGGCGACGCGAAGACGCCGGTAACACATCGCGTCGTCGACGTCCGCGAGACGGAGACGGGTCCCGTCTTCGAGACGAAAGGCGACGCGAACGACGACGTAGACTCGACCCCGATTCCGGCGGCGAACGTGATCGGCGTCGTCGTCTTCACGATCCCGTACATCGGATACGTGATCCGGGCGACGAACTCGACGATCGGGTTCGTCCTGCTCGTCGCCGTCCCGCTTTCGTTGCTCGTTCTGACGGAACTGTGGGCGCTCGTGCGACACGGTTCCGAAACGACGGAGTCGAATGGCCGGGTCGCCACCGACTCGACCGTGAGTTCCGCGGACGCGGCAGTGACGATCACCGCGAACGACCTCCTGTTGTCGACGGGAGTTCTCGCCCTGGTCACGCCGTACGCCGTCTACGTGGCCCTCGAGTTGCAGACGACGCTGACGACGGCGGTGGCGTTCGCGTCGGCGTTCTCGTTGCTCGCCGTCGGCGGGCTGTGGCTCTCGATGCGGCTGTCCGCTGGCGAAGGTGACACAGCGTCCACATCGGCCCGGGAAGCCGAGCCGCCGGAGCCGACGACCGAGACCGCGCATCCGACGGCCGACGGCGGAACGCTCGAGGAGGACGACCGATGA
- a CDS encoding vWA domain-containing protein gives MTDERERDDSGIGLSRRRVLGGIGAIGVASAGAALGTTAYFSDGEGFAGNSLSAGELDLKLDYKSTYTGGPGRLAEVDAMYPDFDVEDLGDGVYLTGEVPDVGSLDWTTKVQELDLCDPELNLVNGDEIPVFTLEDVKPGDSGEVTISFHICDNPAWVWMTGELTENAQNGYTEPEVDALEAMGVSTDDPDGEGQLADAIDVTVWYDEDCDNVYEPGRGDDGPVCVELVLDASGSMSGSRNQQTIAGAKALAEKILTEGDPDNQVGVTFFSAAGYDESAQVVQSLTGDYASVESAIDSLPADGGSTAIGEGLLTGQSDLENYTHDNRVMVVLTDGQNNAGTAPANAGDTVKNAGTETYALGVGGTTQADLEEFASEPTDEHVFFAVDDAAIEQVFAQVAETLAGETLIYEGTLRETMEHLSEGVALDGNRSSEAREPFAGGLTQCIGLEWELPIDVGNEVQTDSVSFDVGFYAEQSRHNDDPTNPFAADSSAQ, from the coding sequence ATGACTGACGAACGAGAGAGAGACGACAGCGGAATCGGACTGTCTCGCCGACGCGTCCTCGGTGGGATCGGCGCGATCGGCGTCGCGTCTGCGGGTGCAGCGCTCGGAACCACGGCGTACTTCTCCGACGGGGAGGGGTTCGCGGGGAACAGCCTGAGTGCGGGCGAACTCGACCTGAAACTCGACTACAAGTCCACGTACACGGGTGGGCCGGGACGGCTCGCGGAGGTGGACGCGATGTACCCCGACTTCGACGTGGAGGACCTGGGCGACGGCGTCTACCTGACCGGTGAGGTGCCGGACGTGGGCTCGCTCGACTGGACCACCAAGGTCCAGGAGCTGGACCTGTGTGACCCGGAGCTCAACCTCGTCAACGGCGACGAGATCCCGGTGTTCACACTCGAGGACGTCAAGCCCGGCGACTCGGGCGAGGTGACGATCAGTTTCCACATCTGCGACAACCCCGCGTGGGTGTGGATGACCGGCGAACTCACCGAGAACGCCCAGAACGGCTACACCGAACCCGAGGTCGACGCGCTGGAAGCGATGGGCGTCTCCACGGACGACCCCGACGGCGAGGGACAGCTCGCCGACGCGATCGACGTCACAGTGTGGTACGACGAGGACTGTGACAACGTCTACGAACCCGGTAGAGGCGACGACGGGCCCGTCTGCGTCGAACTGGTACTCGACGCCTCCGGCTCGATGTCCGGAAGCCGCAACCAGCAGACGATCGCGGGCGCGAAGGCCCTCGCAGAGAAGATTCTCACGGAGGGCGATCCCGACAATCAGGTCGGCGTCACGTTCTTCAGCGCCGCCGGGTACGACGAGAGTGCACAGGTCGTCCAGTCGCTGACGGGCGACTACGCCTCCGTCGAGAGTGCGATCGACTCGTTGCCCGCCGACGGGGGTTCGACCGCGATCGGCGAGGGCCTTCTCACCGGACAGTCGGACCTCGAGAACTACACACACGACAACCGGGTGATGGTCGTCCTGACGGACGGACAGAACAACGCGGGAACGGCCCCCGCGAATGCGGGCGACACCGTCAAAAATGCCGGAACCGAGACCTACGCGCTCGGCGTCGGCGGCACCACCCAGGCGGATCTCGAAGAGTTCGCCAGCGAACCGACCGACGAGCACGTGTTCTTCGCGGTGGACGACGCCGCCATCGAGCAGGTGTTCGCACAGGTCGCGGAGACGCTCGCGGGCGAGACGCTCATCTACGAGGGGACGCTCCGGGAGACGATGGAGCACCTCTCGGAGGGCGTCGCACTCGACGGCAATCGGTCCAGCGAGGCGCGCGAGCCGTTCGCGGGCGGGCTGACCCAGTGTATCGGCCTCGAGTGGGAACTGCCGATCGACGTCGGCAACGAGGTCCAGACCGACTCCGTCTCGTTCGACGTCGGGTTCTACGCCGAACAATCTCGTCACAACGACGACCCGACGAACCCGTTCGCCGCCGACTCGAGCGCGCAGTGA
- a CDS encoding DUF7344 domain-containing protein: protein MFRTNVLPEGEIYDVLANSRRRETLRYLTDSSAGSITLRELSVAIAADETGQSPPPKRVRESVYNSLHQTHLPKLDELGVVTYNRDSRTVTLRERAREVDRYMEVLTRYGVTWSELYRSLGVVSLLVVVAALLEVPFVSAVDPLLWTSGFLALFAGVIASQLWSNRWYVLQALRPR from the coding sequence ATGTTCAGAACCAACGTCCTTCCCGAAGGAGAAATCTACGACGTCCTCGCGAACAGCCGCCGCCGCGAGACGCTCCGGTACCTGACGGACTCGAGCGCCGGCTCGATCACGCTCCGGGAGCTCTCCGTCGCCATCGCCGCCGACGAAACCGGCCAGTCACCGCCCCCGAAAAGGGTTCGCGAGAGCGTCTACAACTCGCTTCACCAGACGCACCTGCCGAAACTCGACGAACTGGGTGTCGTCACGTACAATCGTGACTCGAGAACGGTGACGCTGCGCGAGCGGGCACGCGAGGTCGACCGCTATATGGAGGTGCTCACGCGCTACGGCGTCACCTGGAGCGAACTGTACCGCAGTCTCGGCGTCGTCTCGCTGCTCGTCGTCGTCGCCGCCTTGCTCGAGGTGCCGTTCGTAAGCGCGGTCGATCCGTTGCTGTGGACGAGCGGCTTCCTCGCGCTGTTCGCCGGCGTGATCGCCTCCCAGCTCTGGTCGAACCGCTGGTACGTGCTCCAGGCACTTCGCCCCCGATAG
- a CDS encoding DUF7344 domain-containing protein has product MGGEAMASAEQTTEADESTPPDGESLSRDTVFQTLSNRRRRRALRYLIQHRNDETVRMRDLSEWIAAEENGVSRGQVTYKQRKRVYTSLYQSHLPALHRDGIVDYDRARGTVSLTPVATEFDTYLETTSENDRSWSTYWLGLGVTAVTVSVVALLGVVPALSRTSHLLAVAISLALFASAVVFASVGGRDSS; this is encoded by the coding sequence ATGGGGGGCGAGGCTATGGCCAGCGCGGAACAGACTACAGAAGCGGACGAATCGACACCACCGGACGGCGAGTCGCTCTCGAGAGACACGGTCTTTCAGACGCTCTCGAACCGTCGTCGCCGTCGCGCACTCCGGTACTTGATCCAGCATCGAAACGACGAAACGGTTCGGATGCGCGACCTCTCCGAGTGGATCGCCGCGGAGGAAAACGGCGTCTCGAGGGGGCAAGTGACGTACAAACAGCGAAAGCGGGTGTACACGTCGCTGTACCAGTCACACCTGCCGGCGCTGCACAGAGACGGGATCGTCGACTACGACCGTGCCAGGGGAACGGTGTCGTTGACGCCTGTCGCCACCGAGTTCGACACGTACCTCGAGACGACATCGGAGAACGACCGTTCGTGGAGCACGTACTGGCTCGGACTCGGCGTAACCGCCGTCACGGTCTCGGTCGTCGCCTTGCTTGGCGTCGTGCCGGCTCTCTCGAGAACCAGCCACCTCCTCGCGGTCGCGATCTCGCTCGCGCTGTTCGCGTCCGCCGTCGTCTTCGCCAGCGTCGGAGGGCGTGACAGCAGCTGA